Proteins encoded within one genomic window of Planctomycetia bacterium:
- a CDS encoding cellulose binding domain-containing protein — MRYIPDWFIGGDSRRRNEEQPSTARQRHRTLSIERLETRALMTASVTPVYAVTNAWNSGFQADLRLESHQAASISAWRLEFDMAANITSIWNAKVVSHTGNHYTVVGETWDSTLPANGSVDFGFVASGAASAKPTN, encoded by the coding sequence ATGCGCTACATCCCCGATTGGTTCATCGGCGGCGACTCGCGTCGCCGCAATGAAGAGCAACCATCCACGGCCCGACAGCGCCATCGAACGCTCAGCATCGAGCGACTCGAAACCCGCGCTCTGATGACCGCGTCGGTTACGCCGGTCTACGCGGTGACCAACGCCTGGAATTCCGGATTTCAGGCCGATCTGCGGCTCGAAAGCCACCAGGCCGCGAGCATCTCGGCCTGGCGACTCGAATTCGACATGGCCGCCAACATCACATCGATCTGGAACGCCAAAGTCGTCAGCCACACGGGCAATCACTACACGGTCGTGGGTGAGACTTGGGACAGCACGTTGCCCGCGAATGGCTCGGTCGATTTCGGCTTCGTGGCCTCGGGTGCGGCCTCGGCGAAACCGACCAACTA